One window of Bacteroides sp. AN502(2024) genomic DNA carries:
- a CDS encoding isoprenyl transferase, whose product MSYIEQIDKTRIPQHVAIIMDGNGRWAKQRGKERTYGHRAGAETVQHITEDAARLGIKYLTLYTFSTENWNRPQDEIAALMNLLLDSIEEETLMKNNISFKVIGDFKKLPDEVQKSLTSCIEHTAGNTGMCLVLALSYSSRWEITEAVRQIATQVEKGELSSEQITDECIASHLDTKFMPDPDLLIRTGGEIRLSNYLLWQCAYSELYFCNTFWPDFNKEEFYKAIWEYQQRERRFGKTSEQIS is encoded by the coding sequence ATGTCCTATATAGAACAAATAGATAAAACTCGGATACCACAACACGTGGCCATCATTATGGATGGAAACGGACGGTGGGCAAAACAACGAGGGAAAGAACGTACTTATGGTCACCGTGCTGGTGCAGAAACAGTACAGCATATTACCGAAGATGCCGCCCGGTTGGGGATTAAGTACCTGACGCTATACACCTTCTCAACCGAGAACTGGAATCGGCCGCAAGACGAAATTGCGGCTCTGATGAATCTATTACTAGATTCTATTGAAGAAGAGACACTGATGAAGAATAATATCAGCTTCAAAGTAATCGGTGATTTCAAAAAATTACCGGACGAAGTTCAGAAAAGTTTGACATCATGTATAGAACATACAGCTGGGAATACTGGGATGTGCCTGGTATTGGCTCTCAGTTACTCTTCCCGTTGGGAGATAACGGAAGCTGTCAGGCAAATAGCGACACAGGTTGAAAAGGGAGAGCTTTCTTCCGAACAAATAACGGATGAGTGCATCGCATCTCATCTGGATACTAAATTTATGCCCGACCCGGATTTACTGATCCGCACGGGAGGAGAAATCCGACTAAGCAATTACCTCCTATGGCAATGCGCTTATTCGGAGCTCTATTTTTGTAACACCTTTTGGCCAGACTTCAATAAAGAAGAATTCTACAAAGCCATTTGGGAATATCAACAAAGGGAACGCCGATTCGGCAAGACCAGTGAACAGATCAGCTAA
- a CDS encoding acetylornithine carbamoyltransferase — MKKFTCVQDIGDLKSAIEESFIIKKDRFKYVELGRNKTLMMIFFNSSLRTRLSTQKAALNLGMNVMVLDINQGAWKLETERGVIMDGDKPEHLLEAIPVMGCYCDIIGVRSFARFENRDFDYQETILNQFIQYSGRPVFSMEAATRHPLQSFADLITIEEYKKTARPKVVMTWAPHPRPLPQAVPNSFAEWMNATDYEFVITHPEGYELDPQFVGNAKIEYDQMKAFEGADFIYAKNWAAYSGDNYGQILSKDRDWTVSDRQMAVTNHAYFMHCLPVRRNMIVTDDVIESPQSIVIPEAANREISATVVLKRLLEA, encoded by the coding sequence ATGAAAAAATTTACTTGTGTACAAGACATTGGCGATTTAAAATCAGCCATCGAAGAATCGTTCATAATTAAGAAAGACCGTTTCAAATATGTAGAATTGGGAAGAAACAAGACATTGATGATGATCTTCTTCAACTCTAGCTTGCGTACCCGCCTCAGCACACAGAAAGCCGCGCTCAATCTGGGGATGAATGTAATGGTATTGGATATCAACCAAGGTGCTTGGAAACTGGAAACTGAACGGGGCGTTATCATGGATGGTGACAAACCGGAACATTTATTAGAAGCCATCCCTGTGATGGGATGCTACTGCGATATAATTGGAGTACGTTCTTTTGCCCGTTTTGAGAATCGTGATTTCGATTATCAAGAGACCATTCTGAATCAATTTATCCAATATTCCGGACGTCCGGTATTCTCTATGGAAGCTGCCACTCGCCATCCGTTACAGAGTTTTGCCGACTTGATCACTATCGAAGAATATAAGAAAACAGCACGTCCTAAAGTAGTTATGACATGGGCTCCACATCCACGTCCATTGCCTCAGGCTGTTCCTAATTCCTTTGCCGAATGGATGAATGCAACGGATTACGAATTTGTCATCACTCATCCCGAAGGTTATGAGCTTGATCCACAATTCGTAGGTAACGCAAAAATAGAATATGACCAGATGAAAGCTTTTGAAGGAGCCGACTTCATATATGCCAAAAACTGGGCTGCTTATTCTGGCGACAACTATGGACAGATACTGAGCAAAGATCGTGATTGGACTGTCAGCGACCGTCAAATGGCCGTAACCAACCATGCTTATTTCATGCACTGCCTGCCTGTTCGCAGAAATATGATTGTAACAGATGATGTCATTGAAAGTCCTCAATCTATTGTGATTCCTGAAGCTGCCAACCGTGAAATCTCGGCAACTGTCGTCCTGAAAAGACTATTGGAAGCCTGA
- a CDS encoding outer membrane protein assembly factor has translation MHYRISFIFITFVCLCCFATTGIAQNVNTDEDSKPAILYSGTPKNYEIADIKVEGVKNYEDYVLIGISGLSVGQTITVPGDEITGAIKRYWRHGLFSNVQITAEKIEGDKIWLKISLTQRPRIADVRYHGVKKSERTDLESKLGMVKGMQITPNTVDRAKTLIKRYFDDKGFKNAEVIISQKDDPSSENQVIVDIDIDKKEKIKVHEIQIVGNHAIKASKLKKVMKKTNEKGKLRNLFRTKKFVPENFEADKQLIIDKYNELGYRDAIIVKDSVSQYDEKTVNVYLNIDEGQKYYLRNVTWVGNTLYPSEQLNFLLRMKKGDVYNQKLLNERVSTDDDAIGNLYYNNGYLFYNLDPVEVNIVGDSIDLEMRIYEGRQATINKIKISGNDRLYENVVRRELRIRPGQLFSKEDLMRSLREIQQMGHFDPEKLQPDIQPDPMNGTVDIGLPLTSKANDQVEFSAGWGQTGIIGKLSLKFTNFSVANLLHPGENYRGILPQGDGQTLTISGQTNAKYYQSYSISFFDPWFGGKRPNSFSVSAFFSVQTDISSRYYNSSYFNNYYNSMYSGYGGYGMYNYGNYNNYENYYDPDKSIKMWGLSVGWGKRLKWPDDYFTLSAELAYQRYNLSDWQYFPVTNGKCNDLSISLTLARNSIDNPIFPRSGSDFSLSVQFTPPYSLMDGKDYKGYYSNPETGTITQDNMNKLHKWIEYHKWKFKGKTYTPLMDPVAHPKCLVLMTRTEFGLLGHYNQYKKSPFGTFDVGGDGMTGYSTYATESIALRGYENSSLTPYGSEGYAYARLGIELRYPLMLETSTNIYVLGFLEAGNAWHDIKKFNPFELKRSAGVGVRIFLPMIGMMGIDWGYGFDKVFGSKQYGGSQFHFILGQEF, from the coding sequence ATGCATTATCGTATTTCCTTTATATTCATAACGTTTGTCTGCCTGTGCTGCTTCGCGACAACAGGCATTGCGCAAAATGTCAACACAGATGAAGACTCGAAGCCTGCCATCTTATACTCCGGAACACCAAAAAATTATGAGATAGCAGATATTAAAGTCGAAGGCGTAAAGAATTATGAAGATTATGTATTGATTGGAATATCCGGACTATCGGTAGGACAAACAATCACTGTGCCGGGTGACGAAATTACGGGAGCAATCAAACGTTATTGGCGTCATGGTTTGTTCTCAAATGTACAAATCACAGCCGAGAAAATAGAAGGCGACAAAATCTGGTTAAAAATCAGTCTGACACAACGCCCGCGTATCGCCGATGTGCGCTATCATGGTGTGAAGAAGTCGGAACGTACCGATCTTGAAAGTAAGCTGGGAATGGTAAAAGGTATGCAGATTACTCCGAATACCGTAGACCGTGCCAAGACATTAATCAAACGTTATTTCGACGATAAGGGATTCAAAAATGCGGAAGTAATCATCTCGCAAAAAGACGATCCATCCAGCGAAAATCAGGTGATCGTTGATATTGATATTGACAAGAAAGAAAAAATTAAAGTACATGAAATCCAAATCGTTGGTAATCATGCAATCAAGGCTTCCAAGCTAAAGAAAGTAATGAAGAAGACCAATGAAAAAGGCAAACTTCGCAACTTGTTCCGTACCAAAAAATTCGTTCCGGAAAACTTCGAGGCAGATAAGCAATTGATCATCGACAAGTATAATGAATTGGGATACCGTGATGCAATAATTGTAAAAGACAGTGTTTCACAGTACGATGAAAAAACAGTAAACGTTTATTTGAATATAGACGAGGGACAAAAATATTACCTGCGTAACGTTACATGGGTAGGTAATACCCTCTATCCGTCAGAACAGTTGAACTTCTTGCTCCGCATGAAGAAAGGTGACGTATACAACCAAAAATTATTGAACGAACGCGTTTCTACAGATGATGACGCTATCGGTAACTTATATTACAACAACGGTTACCTATTCTATAACCTCGATCCGGTAGAAGTAAATATCGTTGGCGACTCTATCGACCTCGAAATGAGAATTTATGAAGGTCGTCAGGCTACTATCAATAAAATCAAGATCAGTGGTAATGACCGTTTGTATGAGAATGTTGTTCGACGTGAACTTCGTATTCGTCCGGGACAATTGTTCAGCAAAGAAGACTTGATGCGTTCTTTGCGTGAAATCCAACAGATGGGACACTTTGACCCGGAAAAACTGCAACCGGATATTCAACCGGATCCGATGAACGGAACTGTTGACATAGGTTTGCCTTTGACTTCCAAAGCCAATGACCAAGTAGAATTCTCTGCCGGATGGGGACAGACGGGTATTATCGGTAAGTTGAGCTTGAAGTTTACCAACTTCTCTGTAGCCAATTTGTTGCACCCGGGCGAAAACTACCGTGGTATCCTTCCGCAAGGTGACGGGCAGACATTGACTATCAGCGGACAGACGAATGCTAAATACTACCAATCATATAGTATTTCATTCTTTGACCCATGGTTTGGCGGTAAACGTCCGAATTCATTCTCTGTATCGGCATTCTTCTCTGTACAGACAGACATCAGTAGCCGATACTACAACTCCAGCTACTTCAACAACTACTACAACAGTATGTATAGTGGTTACGGTGGTTATGGTATGTACAACTATGGTAACTATAACAACTACGAAAACTATTATGACCCGGATAAATCTATCAAGATGTGGGGACTTTCCGTAGGTTGGGGTAAACGTCTGAAATGGCCGGATGACTATTTCACCCTCTCCGCAGAATTAGCTTACCAACGCTATAACTTGAGCGACTGGCAGTACTTCCCGGTAACCAACGGTAAATGTAATGACCTTAGTATCTCATTGACTTTGGCTCGTAACTCTATTGACAACCCGATCTTCCCTCGCTCAGGTTCAGATTTCTCATTGTCAGTTCAGTTCACACCGCCGTACTCATTGATGGACGGCAAAGACTATAAGGGATATTATAGTAACCCTGAAACAGGTACCATTACCCAAGACAACATGAATAAGCTCCATAAATGGATAGAATACCACAAATGGAAATTCAAAGGCAAAACGTATACTCCGTTAATGGACCCGGTTGCTCATCCGAAATGTCTGGTATTAATGACACGTACTGAATTCGGTCTGTTGGGTCACTATAACCAATACAAGAAATCTCCGTTCGGAACATTCGACGTAGGGGGGGACGGTATGACCGGTTATTCAACTTATGCAACTGAAAGTATCGCTTTACGTGGTTACGAAAACAGTTCATTAACCCCATACGGTTCTGAAGGTTATGCCTATGCACGCCTCGGCATTGAATTAAGATATCCGCTGATGCTGGAAACAAGTACTAACATTTATGTGCTAGGTTTCCTTGAGGCCGGTAATGCATGGCATGATATCAAGAAATTCAATCCGTTCGAATTGAAGCGTTCTGCCGGTGTCGGTGTGCGTATCTTCCTTCCGATGATTGGTATGATGGGGATTGACTGGGGTTACGGTTTCGACAAAGTATTTGGTTCTAAACAATATGGAGGAAGCCAGTTCCACTTTATCTTAGGACAAGAATTCTAA
- a CDS encoding OmpH family outer membrane protein, which produces MLKKIALVMLLALPMGVFAQNLKFGHINAQEIITVMPEFTKAQKDIQTLEKQLTAELQRTQEEFNKKYQEFQQAIAKDSLPPNIAERRQKELQDMMQRQEQFQQDAQQQMAKAQNDAMAPIYQKLDNAIKAVGAAEGVIYIFDLARTSIPYVNESQSINLTNKVKANLGIK; this is translated from the coding sequence ATGCTAAAAAAAATTGCACTTGTAATGTTGCTTGCACTCCCAATGGGGGTATTTGCACAGAACCTGAAATTCGGCCACATTAATGCACAGGAAATCATCACTGTGATGCCGGAATTCACCAAAGCTCAAAAGGATATTCAGACTTTAGAAAAACAACTTACTGCCGAACTACAGAGAACGCAGGAAGAATTCAACAAGAAATATCAGGAATTCCAACAAGCTATCGCTAAGGATTCTCTTCCCCCTAATATCGCTGAAAGAAGACAGAAAGAGTTGCAGGATATGATGCAGAGACAGGAGCAATTCCAACAAGATGCTCAACAGCAAATGGCGAAAGCACAAAATGATGCAATGGCTCCTATCTACCAGAAACTGGACAATGCCATCAAAGCTGTAGGTGCTGCTGAAGGCGTGATTTATATTTTCGATTTGGCAAGAACTTCGATTCCTTATGTGAACGAATCACAGAGCATCAACTTGACTAATAAGGTAAAAGCAAATCTGGGCATCAAATAA
- a CDS encoding DUF2007-related protein, with translation MKEEDYSKTIEVFSGSPWEAEIIKGLLESNNIRCVIKDGIMGTLAPYIAPSVSVLVIEEEYEAAIKLIKSRDEKGHD, from the coding sequence ATGAAAGAAGAAGATTATAGCAAGACAATAGAAGTATTCTCCGGATCCCCTTGGGAAGCCGAGATCATTAAAGGGTTATTAGAAAGCAACAATATCCGATGTGTAATCAAAGATGGAATAATGGGGACATTGGCACCTTATATCGCTCCTTCCGTATCCGTCCTTGTGATAGAGGAAGAATACGAAGCAGCCATCAAGCTTATCAAAAGCCGGGATGAGAAAGGTCACGATTGA
- a CDS encoding rhodanese-like domain-containing protein, producing the protein MFKLNQLIVGIFLFLSSLFSCQQKGDFQSMNVEEFDALLQNEDMQRLDVRTLAEYSEGHITKTININVMDDSFALMVDSLLRKDKPVAVYCRSGKRSKKAAAILSKKGYKVFELDKGFNSWKEAGKDIEK; encoded by the coding sequence ATGTTTAAATTGAATCAATTAATCGTGGGAATATTTTTATTTCTCTCTTCCCTTTTCTCTTGTCAGCAGAAAGGTGATTTTCAATCAATGAATGTAGAGGAGTTTGATGCTCTTCTTCAGAATGAGGATATGCAACGTTTGGATGTTCGTACGCTTGCGGAATATTCGGAGGGGCATATCACGAAGACAATCAACATCAATGTGATGGATGACTCTTTTGCTTTAATGGTTGATTCATTGTTGCGAAAAGATAAACCGGTAGCTGTATATTGCCGTAGTGGTAAACGAAGCAAGAAGGCTGCGGCAATTTTGAGCAAAAAGGGATATAAAGTCTTTGAGCTTGATAAAGGATTTAATTCCTGGAAGGAAGCAGGTAAAGATATAGAAAAATGA
- the proB gene encoding glutamate 5-kinase, with product MKQEFTRIAVKVGSNVLTRRDGTLDVTRMSALVDQIAELHKSGVEIILISSGAVASGRSEMHPLKKLDSVDQRQLFSAVGQAKLLNRYYELFREHNIPVGQVLTTKESFGTRRHYLNQKNCMTIMLENNVIPIVNENDTISVSELMFTDNDELSGLIASMMDTQALIILSNIDGIYNGSPSDPNSSVIREIGHGKDLSNYIQTTKSSFGRGGMLTKTNIARKVADEGITVIIANGKRNNILVDLLQYPEKTLCTRFIPSDEPVSSIKKWIAHSEGFAKGKIHINECATEVLNSEKAASILPIGITHIEGEFEKDDIVRIIDFQGNQVGVGKANCNSKQAQEVIGKHGKKPVVHYDYLYIE from the coding sequence ATGAAACAGGAATTTACACGAATCGCAGTAAAAGTAGGAAGCAATGTATTGACACGCCGTGATGGAACGCTGGACGTTACCCGTATGTCGGCACTTGTCGACCAGATAGCGGAATTACATAAGTCCGGGGTGGAAATTATTCTGATTTCTTCGGGAGCTGTTGCTTCGGGACGCAGTGAAATGCATCCGCTGAAAAAACTCGATAGTGTAGATCAACGCCAGTTATTTTCTGCTGTAGGTCAAGCCAAACTACTCAACCGTTACTACGAACTTTTCCGAGAACACAATATCCCTGTCGGTCAGGTACTGACAACGAAAGAAAGTTTTGGCACTCGTCGCCATTATCTGAATCAGAAGAATTGCATGACGATAATGCTTGAAAACAATGTCATTCCTATTGTCAACGAAAACGATACGATTTCCGTCAGCGAGCTGATGTTCACCGATAATGATGAATTGTCCGGACTCATCGCTTCCATGATGGATACACAAGCACTCATTATCCTAAGTAATATCGACGGAATTTACAATGGTTCTCCCTCCGATCCAAATTCTTCTGTTATCCGGGAGATCGGTCACGGAAAAGACTTATCCAACTATATTCAGACAACTAAATCCAGTTTTGGGCGGGGGGGAATGTTGACGAAAACCAATATTGCCCGCAAAGTTGCTGATGAAGGTATTACAGTGATTATTGCCAACGGAAAACGGAATAATATCCTGGTAGATCTGTTACAGTATCCTGAAAAGACTCTTTGTACACGTTTTATACCGTCAGACGAACCCGTGTCCAGTATCAAAAAATGGATTGCCCATAGCGAAGGTTTTGCCAAAGGGAAAATTCACATCAATGAATGCGCTACAGAAGTTCTAAACTCTGAAAAAGCTGCCAGCATCCTTCCGATCGGAATCACTCATATTGAAGGTGAATTTGAGAAAGATGACATTGTGCGTATCATTGATTTTCAAGGAAACCAGGTCGGTGTTGGGAAAGCGAACTGCAACTCCAAACAGGCACAAGAAGTGATTGGCAAGCATGGAAAGAAACCAGTAGTACACTATGACTATCTATACATTGAATAA
- the murI gene encoding glutamate racemase — protein MKQHLSHTPGPIGVFDSGYGGLTILDKIREVLPEYDYIYLGDNARAPYGTRSFEVVYEFTRQAVNKLFDMGCHLVILACNTASAKALRSIQMNDLPQIDPARRVLGIIRPTVECVGEISKNQHIGVLATAGTIKSESYPLEIHKLFPEIQVSGTACPMWVSLVENNESKDEGADYFIRKYINQLLSKDPQIDTIILGCTHFPILLPKIRQYIPDHISVIAQGEYVAESLKDYLKRHPEMDAKCTKNGNCQFYTTEAEEKFSESASTFLRQQISVKHITLE, from the coding sequence ATGAAGCAACATCTATCCCATACGCCCGGCCCCATCGGAGTATTCGACTCCGGCTACGGAGGCCTGACCATCTTAGACAAGATTAGAGAAGTATTACCGGAATATGATTATATCTATTTGGGAGATAATGCACGTGCCCCCTATGGAACACGTTCTTTCGAAGTCGTATACGAATTTACCCGACAAGCCGTCAACAAACTGTTTGATATGGGATGTCATCTGGTTATATTAGCTTGCAATACCGCTTCTGCCAAAGCTTTGCGTAGCATCCAGATGAATGATTTACCCCAAATTGATCCTGCCCGCCGTGTGCTCGGAATCATCCGCCCCACTGTAGAATGTGTCGGAGAGATTAGTAAGAATCAGCATATCGGAGTACTGGCAACAGCAGGCACCATTAAATCCGAATCGTATCCATTAGAAATACATAAACTGTTTCCTGAAATTCAAGTCAGCGGAACAGCATGTCCGATGTGGGTATCCTTGGTTGAGAATAACGAATCAAAAGACGAAGGAGCAGACTATTTCATCCGAAAGTACATCAACCAATTACTGTCAAAAGATCCTCAAATAGATACTATCATCCTCGGATGCACCCATTTCCCCATACTTCTACCCAAAATCCGGCAATATATTCCAGATCATATCAGTGTAATTGCACAAGGTGAGTATGTGGCAGAAAGCCTGAAAGACTATCTGAAAAGACATCCCGAAATGGATGCCAAATGTACCAAGAATGGCAACTGCCAGTTTTACACAACCGAAGCGGAAGAAAAGTTTTCAGAATCGGCCTCTACTTTCCTGAGACAGCAGATTAGCGTAAAACATATCACGCTTGAATAA
- a CDS encoding glutamate-5-semialdehyde dehydrogenase: MTTDLNETFAAVQAASRELALLSDDTINQILSAVADAAVAETSSILAENEKDLARMDKNNPKYDRLKLTEKRLKDIAADTRNVATLPSPLGKVLKETVRPNGIKLTKVSVPFGVIGIIYEARPNVSFDVFSLCLKSGNACLLKGGSDADCSNRAIIRVIHEVLKRFNINPHIVELLPTDREATAALLNAVDYVDLIIPRGSSRLINFVRENAKIPIIETGAGICHTYFDEFGDASKGADIIHNAKTRRVSVCNALDCTIVHEKRLTELPVLCQKLKDSNVIIYADPQAYQALEGHYPAELLQHAKAESFGTEFLDYKMAVKTVKSFEDALGHIQENSSKHSECIITENKERAALFTKMVDAACVYANVSTAFTDGAQFGLGAEIGISTQKLHARGPMGLEEITSYKWVIEGDGQTRRS, from the coding sequence ATGACTACAGATTTAAACGAAACCTTTGCTGCCGTACAGGCAGCAAGTCGGGAATTAGCCTTGCTGAGCGATGACACCATCAATCAGATTTTAAGCGCAGTGGCTGACGCAGCAGTTGCAGAAACGTCTTCCATTCTCGCCGAGAATGAAAAGGATCTCGCACGAATGGACAAAAATAATCCGAAGTACGACCGATTGAAGTTAACGGAAAAACGTTTGAAAGACATTGCAGCGGATACACGTAATGTAGCTACACTCCCCTCTCCTTTAGGTAAAGTACTGAAAGAAACTGTTCGTCCCAATGGAATAAAGCTGACTAAGGTCAGCGTTCCTTTTGGAGTGATAGGGATTATCTATGAAGCACGCCCTAATGTCAGCTTCGATGTATTCTCTCTTTGTCTGAAGAGTGGAAACGCTTGCCTTTTGAAAGGTGGAAGTGACGCAGACTGTTCTAACCGCGCTATTATCAGAGTGATTCATGAAGTACTGAAAAGATTCAATATCAATCCACATATTGTAGAACTGCTTCCGACCGACAGAGAGGCTACGGCAGCACTACTAAATGCAGTAGACTATGTCGATCTGATTATCCCCAGAGGGAGTAGCAGGCTCATTAACTTTGTACGTGAGAATGCGAAGATTCCTATTATTGAAACAGGAGCTGGTATTTGCCATACTTACTTTGACGAGTTTGGAGATGCAAGTAAGGGGGCGGATATTATCCACAATGCCAAGACACGTAGGGTAAGTGTATGCAATGCATTAGATTGTACCATCGTACATGAGAAAAGATTGACAGAGCTTCCTGTACTTTGCCAAAAGTTGAAAGACAGCAATGTAATTATTTATGCTGACCCACAGGCTTATCAAGCATTAGAAGGACATTATCCTGCCGAACTCTTGCAGCATGCAAAGGCAGAAAGTTTCGGGACGGAATTCTTGGATTATAAAATGGCTGTCAAAACCGTAAAAAGCTTTGAAGACGCCTTGGGGCACATCCAGGAAAACAGTTCGAAGCATAGTGAATGTATCATCACGGAAAACAAGGAGCGTGCTGCACTGTTTACAAAGATGGTTGATGCAGCTTGTGTATATGCAAATGTATCCACAGCTTTCACCGACGGTGCACAATTCGGCTTAGGAGCCGAAATAGGCATCAGCACGCAAAAACTGCATGCACGAGGGCCGATGGGATTGGAAGAAATCACTTCTTATAAATGGGTCATCGAAGGAGATGGGCAGACTAGAAGAAGTTAA
- a CDS encoding DUF6242 domain-containing protein: MKIKFLSFIASLFMVSFVITSCLDDDNNIEYSPDATIHAFELDTIGGYGVKYKFTIDQLSREIYNEDSLPVHADTIIDKILIKTLTTSSGVVTMKDKSGKDSIVNINDSIDLRKPLTIKVWSTEALAGISPNQTREYTIKVRVHKYDPDSLKWKYMNEIDNQITGEQKSIIWGSEVLTYSVIGGTLYAYKNSLTSFGHWEPKEVEGLPEGKLPTSIIAFQFDGSNEMLYATSNGDGKVYESANGEKWNESTIFGESVELLLATLPHNDVNRICYIKKGDDNHRYFYYQTNDKQQETLEVYEGGKVPDKFPTKNISYTIYESATNTKSVLLVGDTETMSVADNSELETTIVWAYDGSKWIELSTTSSVAYCPKYTQPSIIYYNGLVYIFGQGFSSIYVSNQGLFWKKANAKFSFPYRDWSKGGTADPNVAPEFRGKKNYSMVLDPDTQNLWIIFSKGSASFKEKVEKKESTKSTTTETRTYSHDSEVWRGRLNQLWFDLAKTGK; the protein is encoded by the coding sequence ATGAAAATAAAGTTTTTATCATTCATTGCGAGTCTTTTCATGGTGTCATTTGTTATAACGTCATGTCTTGATGACGATAATAACATCGAATATAGCCCGGATGCAACTATACATGCGTTTGAACTTGACACAATCGGGGGATATGGGGTAAAGTATAAATTCACTATTGACCAATTATCACGTGAAATCTATAACGAAGACTCTCTTCCAGTTCATGCCGATACCATTATTGACAAGATTTTAATCAAAACATTAACTACGTCATCAGGCGTTGTAACAATGAAAGACAAAAGCGGTAAGGATTCCATCGTAAACATCAATGATTCTATAGACCTTCGGAAACCGCTTACTATCAAAGTATGGTCAACAGAAGCATTAGCAGGTATATCCCCTAACCAAACCAGGGAATATACCATTAAAGTACGAGTACACAAGTATGATCCGGATTCATTGAAATGGAAGTACATGAATGAAATAGATAATCAAATTACAGGGGAACAAAAATCCATTATTTGGGGAAGTGAAGTTCTCACATACTCTGTAATTGGCGGAACGTTATATGCATACAAAAACTCCTTAACAAGCTTTGGACATTGGGAGCCTAAAGAAGTAGAAGGTTTACCGGAAGGTAAGCTTCCGACTTCTATCATTGCCTTCCAATTCGACGGAAGCAATGAAATGTTATATGCTACTTCCAATGGTGATGGTAAAGTATATGAATCTGCAAATGGAGAAAAATGGAATGAATCAACAATATTTGGTGAGAGTGTGGAATTATTACTAGCCACATTGCCCCATAACGATGTCAATAGAATTTGTTACATAAAGAAAGGAGATGATAACCATCGTTATTTCTATTATCAAACAAATGATAAACAACAAGAGACTCTCGAAGTTTACGAAGGAGGAAAAGTACCAGATAAATTCCCTACTAAAAACATATCCTACACGATATACGAATCTGCGACAAATACTAAATCTGTCCTTTTAGTGGGAGATACAGAAACGATGAGTGTAGCCGATAACAGCGAATTAGAAACGACCATTGTATGGGCGTATGACGGAAGTAAATGGATTGAACTCTCAACAACCTCCTCCGTTGCATACTGTCCTAAATATACTCAACCATCTATCATATATTATAATGGCTTAGTATATATATTTGGGCAAGGCTTCAGTTCTATTTATGTGTCCAATCAAGGACTATTTTGGAAAAAGGCGAATGCTAAGTTTTCCTTCCCTTATAGAGATTGGAGTAAAGGAGGAACTGCGGATCCCAACGTAGCTCCTGAGTTCAGAGGCAAAAAGAATTACTCAATGGTACTGGACCCTGATACTCAAAATTTATGGATCATATTCAGTAAAGGAAGCGCTAGTTTCAAAGAAAAGGTAGAAAAAAAAGAAAGCACAAAATCTACCACAACTGAAACGCGCACATATAGCCATGATTCAGAAGTTTGGCGTGGTCGTCTTAATCAACTATGGTTTGACTTGGCAAAAACCGGCAAATAA
- a CDS encoding OmpH family outer membrane protein — protein sequence MRKSVLLIMMLLAVSMAANAQKFALIDTEYIMKNIPAAQSANEQMQKATKKYQSEVEALAKEAQKMFQDYQAKSSTLSATQKTKTEDAIVAKEKRAAELKRNYFGPEGELAKMREKLITPIQDDIYEAVKAISQQHGYDMVLDRASATGIIFANPRIDISDEILRKLGYSN from the coding sequence ATGAGAAAGTCTGTTCTATTAATCATGATGCTATTGGCTGTCAGCATGGCAGCAAACGCACAGAAATTTGCACTGATCGATACGGAATATATTATGAAGAATATTCCGGCAGCTCAAAGTGCTAATGAGCAAATGCAAAAAGCTACGAAAAAATACCAGAGTGAAGTAGAAGCTCTGGCTAAAGAAGCACAAAAGATGTTTCAGGACTATCAAGCAAAATCGTCCACTCTTTCTGCCACGCAAAAAACAAAGACAGAAGATGCAATCGTAGCGAAAGAAAAAAGAGCAGCCGAACTGAAGCGCAACTACTTTGGTCCGGAAGGCGAATTAGCCAAGATGAGAGAAAAGTTGATTACTCCGATTCAGGATGACATTTATGAAGCGGTAAAAGCTATATCACAGCAACATGGATATGATATGGTACTTGACAGAGCCTCTGCTACAGGTATAATATTTGCAAATCCACGCATAGATATTAGTGATGAAATCCTAAGAAAATTAGGATATTCAAATTAA